The Breoghania sp. genome has a segment encoding these proteins:
- the dctP gene encoding TRAP transporter substrate-binding protein DctP, with protein sequence MLTSVFRKTVTAATIAAALGVGGICVASAADITLKASHQWPGGKGDVRDEMVQILAREVEKADVGLKIQVYPGRSLFKPKEQWGAMVKGQLDISAFPLDYASGRHPEFSSTLMPGLVRNHDRAQRLNNSDFMKSIKKTINDAGVVVLADAWLAGAFASKKQCITSPESIKGQVTRAAGPAFEQMLVGAGASIASMPSSEIYTGLQTGVLDAANTSSGSFVSYRIYEQVTCLTKPGANALWFMYEPILMSKRSWDKLNDAQRDALMAASKVAQDYFVGEAKGLDDKLVKAFADAGVEIAEMSADDYAAWLEIAKKTSYANFAEKVPGGQALIDAALAVQ encoded by the coding sequence ATGTTGACGAGCGTTTTTCGAAAAACCGTGACCGCGGCGACCATTGCGGCCGCGCTTGGAGTTGGGGGCATCTGTGTCGCCTCGGCTGCAGACATCACCCTCAAGGCGTCCCATCAGTGGCCCGGAGGCAAGGGTGACGTTCGCGACGAGATGGTCCAGATCCTCGCACGCGAGGTGGAGAAGGCCGATGTCGGGCTCAAGATACAGGTGTATCCGGGCCGTTCGCTGTTCAAGCCGAAGGAACAGTGGGGCGCGATGGTCAAGGGCCAGCTCGATATCTCCGCCTTCCCGCTCGATTACGCCTCAGGGCGCCATCCGGAATTCTCCTCAACCCTGATGCCGGGCCTGGTGCGCAACCATGATCGCGCGCAGCGGCTGAACAATTCCGACTTCATGAAAAGCATCAAGAAGACCATTAACGACGCCGGTGTCGTGGTGCTGGCCGACGCCTGGCTGGCGGGCGCCTTTGCCTCCAAGAAGCAGTGCATTACCTCGCCCGAGAGCATCAAGGGTCAGGTCACCCGCGCCGCCGGTCCGGCCTTCGAGCAGATGCTGGTGGGTGCGGGCGCATCCATCGCCTCCATGCCATCGTCGGAGATCTATACCGGCCTTCAGACAGGCGTTCTCGATGCGGCCAACACCTCGTCCGGCTCCTTCGTTTCATATCGCATTTATGAGCAGGTGACGTGCCTGACGAAGCCGGGCGCGAATGCCCTGTGGTTCATGTATGAGCCGATCCTGATGTCCAAGCGGTCATGGGACAAGCTCAACGACGCGCAGCGCGACGCGCTGATGGCGGCCAGCAAGGTCGCCCAGGACTATTTCGTCGGCGAAGCCAAAGGCCTCGACGACAAACTGGTCAAGGCATTTGCGGACGCGGGCGTTGAGATCGCAGAAATGAGCGCCGATGACTATGCGGCATGGCTGGAGATCGCCAAGAAGACCTCCTACGCGAATTTCGCGGAGAAGGTGCCGGGCGGACAGGCCCTGATCGACGCTGCTCTGGCTGTCCAATAG
- the ribA gene encoding GTP cyclohydrolase II RibA, translating into MTKTQTMLQTHAADSAATFGDPLITAVHRAVGEMQGLRPLALSGKDGVRFVLAIDDLDDAQVAAFLDEFCQGTALLALSGVRAQAMGLGASAETGAVMTPVSPKALAQSAHARLMELATATEPRDVPVFTPAGETAAAAVELAKLALRLPACLISSPIDQIDENDTVLTVKTRDVEAFRARLAATYSQVSQARVPIADGIETRFAIFRNAIGGIATAILVGEPETAYASGEKPVPVRVHSSCATGDIFGSRRCDCGEQLQLALHRLRDLGGGCLIYLDQEGRGLGLANKMHAYTLQDRGLDTVDANKMLGFHDDERDYHAAGFMLKRLGFERVTLLTNNPTKLHGLATAGIEIVDRMPVVAPANADNLRYLTTKAKRSGHLLNDAGLLEPL; encoded by the coding sequence GTGACGAAGACGCAAACGATGCTTCAGACCCATGCCGCAGATTCTGCCGCCACTTTCGGCGATCCTTTGATCACCGCCGTCCACAGGGCTGTGGGTGAAATGCAAGGCCTGCGGCCGCTGGCGCTTTCCGGCAAGGACGGCGTGCGTTTCGTGTTGGCCATCGACGACCTCGACGACGCGCAGGTCGCCGCTTTCCTTGACGAATTCTGTCAGGGCACCGCCTTGCTGGCGCTGTCAGGGGTCCGCGCACAGGCCATGGGGCTTGGCGCGAGCGCGGAGACTGGCGCGGTCATGACCCCGGTCAGCCCGAAAGCCCTGGCGCAGAGCGCACATGCCCGCCTGATGGAACTGGCCACGGCCACCGAACCGCGCGATGTGCCCGTCTTCACGCCTGCTGGCGAAACCGCAGCGGCGGCGGTGGAGCTTGCCAAGCTTGCCCTGCGGCTGCCCGCTTGCCTGATTTCCTCTCCCATTGATCAGATCGACGAGAACGACACGGTCCTGACCGTGAAGACGCGAGATGTGGAAGCCTTTCGCGCCCGCCTCGCGGCCACTTACAGTCAGGTCAGTCAGGCTCGTGTTCCCATTGCAGATGGCATAGAAACCCGTTTCGCGATCTTCCGAAACGCCATTGGCGGCATTGCGACGGCCATTCTCGTGGGCGAGCCGGAAACCGCCTATGCGTCGGGCGAAAAGCCGGTGCCGGTTCGGGTTCACTCCTCCTGCGCAACGGGAGACATTTTCGGCTCGCGGCGCTGCGATTGCGGCGAACAGCTCCAGCTTGCGCTGCACCGGTTGCGCGATCTGGGCGGCGGCTGCCTGATCTATCTTGATCAGGAAGGCCGGGGCTTGGGTCTTGCGAACAAGATGCACGCCTACACGCTTCAGGACCGCGGCCTCGACACGGTGGATGCCAACAAGATGCTCGGCTTCCACGATGACGAGCGCGACTATCACGCCGCGGGTTTCATGTTGAAGCGACTGGGGTTCGAGCGCGTCACCCTGCTGACGAACAATCCCACCAAGCTTCATGGCCTGGCGACCGCAGGGATCGAGATCGTTGATCGCATGCCGGTTGTTGCGCCCGCCAATGCGGACAATCTGCGCTATCTGACCACCAAGGCGAAGCGCTCCGGCCATCTGCTGAACGATGCAGGGCTGCTGGAACCGCTTTGA
- a CDS encoding GntR family transcriptional regulator has product MGERIADKLRDQLEQDILTGVYAPGDRLDELRLATRFSVSRTPIREAFQHLAASGLVDLKPRRGAFVRRPSVVEIFEMFEVMAELEGMCGRLAARRISARQLSDLEVALEACEKACSRGELDDYYYENERFHFVIYRACGNGYLSKQAMALHRRLKPYRRMQLRVRGRMRRSLDEHRAIVEAIRGERAEEAERVVKSHLLIQGEEFNDLVAGLEKERGLERERGFTSAG; this is encoded by the coding sequence ATGGGTGAGCGTATTGCCGACAAGCTGCGCGATCAGCTTGAACAGGACATTCTGACCGGTGTCTATGCGCCCGGCGACCGGCTTGACGAATTGCGGTTGGCGACCCGTTTCAGCGTATCGCGGACCCCGATCCGCGAAGCATTCCAGCATCTGGCTGCGTCCGGGCTGGTCGACCTCAAGCCCCGGCGTGGAGCTTTTGTGCGCCGTCCATCCGTGGTCGAAATTTTCGAGATGTTCGAAGTCATGGCGGAGCTTGAGGGCATGTGCGGGCGGCTGGCCGCTCGCCGCATCTCCGCCAGACAGCTATCGGATCTGGAGGTGGCACTGGAGGCTTGCGAGAAGGCGTGTTCCCGTGGCGAACTGGATGACTACTACTACGAGAACGAGCGCTTCCATTTCGTGATCTACCGCGCCTGTGGCAATGGCTATCTCAGCAAGCAGGCCATGGCGCTTCATCGTCGGCTCAAACCCTATCGCCGCATGCAGCTGCGTGTACGCGGACGCATGCGCCGCTCGCTCGATGAACATCGCGCCATTGTGGAGGCGATCAGGGGAGAGCGCGCTGAGGAAGCCGAACGCGTTGTCAAAAGCCACCTGCTGATCCAGGGCGAGGAATTCAACGACCTGGTGGCTGGTCTGGAGAAGGAAAGGGGGCTGGAGCGGGAAAGAGGGTTCACGAGCGCGGGCTAG
- a CDS encoding class I SAM-dependent methyltransferase, translating to MSGFSADWLSLREPADTCARADEIRDAAISVLSGKTHPVIVDLASGTGSTLRALSPHLPKGQSWRLIDHDPALLKRAEALCANLIDADHLECLEADLAGNMDSVLDRAFEGADLVTTSAFLDLVSKPWAEAFLAKLLECGLPFYAALTYDGRTSCTPVHPLDQQVVDAVNLHQTSDKGFGPALGPHAAEFVLGALRGAGCQVMDAPSDWTCREEDPIFQSELVDGWANAARETEALSPADLDRWHSFRSQAITAKKSQILVGHVDLFAIPVRMTSRQRV from the coding sequence ATGAGCGGCTTTTCCGCCGATTGGCTTTCCTTGCGCGAACCGGCGGACACCTGCGCCCGCGCGGACGAAATACGCGATGCCGCAATCTCCGTCCTTTCGGGCAAGACGCATCCGGTGATCGTCGATCTGGCCTCCGGCACCGGTTCCACCTTGCGCGCCCTTTCCCCTCATCTGCCGAAAGGACAGAGCTGGCGGCTCATCGATCACGACCCGGCCCTGCTGAAGCGGGCTGAGGCTCTTTGCGCAAACCTGATTGATGCCGACCATCTTGAATGCCTGGAAGCAGATCTCGCCGGAAACATGGATAGCGTGCTCGACCGTGCGTTTGAGGGAGCAGATCTGGTCACCACCTCCGCCTTTCTCGACCTCGTTTCCAAGCCGTGGGCTGAGGCCTTCCTTGCAAAGCTGCTGGAGTGCGGCCTGCCTTTCTATGCCGCACTCACCTATGACGGGCGCACCAGCTGCACCCCCGTCCACCCGCTCGATCAACAGGTCGTCGACGCCGTCAACCTGCACCAGACGAGCGACAAGGGCTTCGGCCCGGCCCTCGGCCCGCATGCGGCCGAATTCGTTCTGGGCGCCTTGCGTGGAGCGGGTTGTCAGGTCATGGACGCACCTTCGGACTGGACTTGTCGGGAAGAGGACCCCATCTTCCAGAGCGAACTTGTCGATGGATGGGCAAATGCAGCGCGGGAAACCGAAGCTCTTTCGCCGGCAGATCTCGATCGATGGCACAGCTTCCGCAGTCAGGCCATCACTGCGAAAAAATCGCAAATTCTGGTCGGGCACGTTGATCTGTTCGCCATCCCCGTACGTATGACATCACGTCAGCGTGTTTGA
- a CDS encoding TRAP transporter small permease subunit, whose protein sequence is MKAYISFVSAISRACGVIAILLVAAAALVVCHMVFIRYFMNGSTVWQTEFVVYSLVAATFLGSPFVLLERGHVNVDLLPNMMPEPARSIMNGVAGLFGLAFAALLAWSGWIYFEEAWTYGWTTDTVWAPPLWIPLLPLPLGIGIMCLQYIAEILRPFADGNPGAATL, encoded by the coding sequence ATGAAAGCCTATATCTCCTTTGTCTCGGCGATCTCGCGCGCCTGCGGCGTCATTGCGATCCTTCTGGTCGCAGCCGCCGCGCTGGTCGTGTGCCACATGGTCTTCATCCGTTATTTCATGAACGGTTCCACCGTCTGGCAAACCGAATTCGTCGTCTATTCACTGGTGGCCGCCACCTTCCTCGGCTCGCCCTTCGTGTTGCTGGAGCGCGGCCACGTCAATGTGGACCTGTTGCCCAACATGATGCCGGAACCAGCCCGCTCGATCATGAACGGGGTGGCCGGGCTCTTCGGCCTCGCCTTTGCCGCTTTGCTGGCCTGGTCGGGGTGGATCTATTTTGAGGAAGCCTGGACCTATGGCTGGACGACCGACACGGTCTGGGCCCCGCCGCTGTGGATCCCGCTCCTGCCGCTGCCGCTCGGCATCGGCATCATGTGCCTTCAATACATCGCCGAAATTCTCCGCCCCTTCGCTGACGGCAACCCGGGAGCCGCCACGCTATGA
- a CDS encoding cytochrome b, translating to MRDDGIAYDAVARSFHWVTAALVLTMIAAGFVMLDAPSGAIQNFLFDYHRSCGVVLFVITLARLLWRFKTPPAPMEEDIPFPQRMVAHAVHGLLYLLLLAQPIIGWIGTAAFGAKITVFWLFVLPPIVDKNKEMADTYLEIHEAMGLVITALVAMHIGGALYHHFIRRDRTLMRMVRGA from the coding sequence ATGCGGGACGACGGCATTGCCTACGACGCGGTTGCACGAAGCTTTCACTGGGTCACGGCCGCCCTTGTTCTGACGATGATTGCAGCCGGGTTCGTCATGCTGGACGCACCATCGGGCGCGATCCAGAACTTCCTGTTCGACTATCATCGCTCCTGCGGTGTCGTGTTGTTCGTGATTACGCTCGCCCGGCTGCTGTGGCGTTTCAAGACCCCGCCCGCGCCGATGGAAGAAGACATCCCGTTTCCCCAACGCATGGTCGCCCATGCCGTTCACGGCCTGCTCTATCTGTTGCTCCTCGCCCAGCCCATCATCGGCTGGATCGGAACCGCCGCCTTTGGCGCGAAAATCACCGTTTTCTGGCTGTTCGTGCTGCCGCCCATCGTGGACAAGAACAAGGAGATGGCGGACACCTATCTCGAGATCCATGAAGCCATGGGGCTGGTCATCACCGCTCTGGTGGCCATGCATATCGGCGGGGCGCTCTATCACCACTTCATCCGTCGCGACCGTACGCTCATGCGCATGGTTCGCGGCGCCTGA
- a CDS encoding glycosyltransferase family 4 protein, whose protein sequence is MPTQGNPHRHLVFAYPGDIETPSGGYEYDRRIIAGLTALGWRVEALSLGPGFPFPGAQRRDTAHAQLGGLPKDVPVIIDGLALGALPEAGEVLGPRRPLIGLVHHPLALESGLSPEAEKALRASERVALSLARGVIVPSPATAEVLAQDYAIAPERIAIVEPGTDRAPQTPRNRAPDAPVRLLAVGSLVPRKGHEMLLSALSGMSDLAWHLDIAGSPDFDPACADGVRVMAQSPSLAGRITFHGAVDRETLDGLYDAADLFVLASRYEGYGMVFAEAVAHGLPILATGDGAVSRTVPKEAGMVFDPLDEAGFSQSLRRLIMQAPLRESLAAGAREAAERLQDWPDAARAFAAAITQFRETSS, encoded by the coding sequence ATGCCGACGCAGGGTAATCCGCATCGGCATCTCGTCTTCGCCTATCCGGGTGACATCGAGACACCGAGCGGCGGCTATGAGTATGACCGCCGCATCATCGCCGGGTTGACGGCCCTTGGTTGGCGTGTGGAGGCTCTTTCACTGGGACCGGGCTTTCCCTTTCCCGGCGCGCAAAGGCGGGATACCGCGCATGCGCAGCTTGGAGGGCTTCCCAAAGATGTGCCGGTGATCATTGACGGTCTCGCGCTGGGTGCGCTGCCTGAAGCTGGCGAGGTTCTCGGTCCCAGGCGCCCGCTGATCGGGCTCGTCCATCATCCACTGGCGCTTGAGAGCGGGCTCTCGCCCGAGGCCGAGAAGGCCTTGCGCGCAAGCGAGCGCGTTGCGCTGTCCCTCGCGCGCGGTGTGATCGTGCCGAGCCCGGCGACGGCGGAGGTTCTGGCGCAAGACTATGCCATTGCGCCCGAGCGCATCGCCATCGTCGAACCGGGCACGGATCGCGCACCGCAGACACCCCGCAATCGCGCACCCGATGCACCGGTCCGGCTTCTGGCGGTCGGCTCGCTGGTGCCGCGCAAGGGACACGAGATGCTGCTTTCTGCCCTGTCCGGCATGAGCGACCTCGCCTGGCATCTCGACATTGCCGGAAGCCCCGACTTCGATCCCGCCTGCGCGGACGGTGTGCGCGTCATGGCGCAAAGCCCGTCGCTTGCGGGGCGGATCACCTTCCATGGCGCGGTGGACCGCGAAACGCTCGACGGGCTTTACGATGCAGCCGATCTCTTCGTGCTGGCCAGCCGCTATGAAGGATACGGGATGGTCTTCGCGGAAGCCGTCGCGCACGGCTTGCCGATCCTGGCAACAGGCGATGGCGCTGTCTCGCGGACGGTCCCGAAGGAGGCAGGCATGGTTTTCGACCCGCTGGATGAGGCTGGCTTTTCGCAGTCCCTGCGCCGTCTGATAATGCAAGCCCCCTTGCGCGAAAGCCTCGCAGCGGGCGCAAGGGAAGCGGCTGAGCGTCTGCAGGACTGGCCGGATGCGGCGCGCGCATTCGCGGCGGCCATCACCCAATTCAGGGAGACTTCGTCATGA
- a CDS encoding zinc-binding alcohol dehydrogenase codes for MGNIKPGQVRVRALFSAISRGTESLVFDGAVPEAEWGRMRAPMQEGDFPFPVKYGYQSVGRVIVGPEDMLGHCVFALHPHQTSFDASIDSVTVVPDEIPAARATLAGNMQTALTGLWDARPAPGDHIAVVGGGVVGLLTAWLCAKIPATSVMLVDTNPEREEIARDFGLSFAAPSKARGNNDLVIHASASEAGLETALALAGEEAAIVEMSWYGDRAVKLALGGAFHSRRLRLVASQVGRIPDDHKARWDFARRNETAMRLLADPRLDRLLETPIPFRDLPQRLPDIFKKDSGILCQLVEYG; via the coding sequence TTGGGCAATATTAAGCCCGGCCAGGTGCGTGTGCGCGCGCTTTTCAGCGCCATCAGCCGTGGAACGGAAAGCCTGGTCTTCGACGGGGCCGTTCCGGAAGCCGAATGGGGCCGGATGCGCGCACCGATGCAGGAAGGGGACTTCCCCTTCCCCGTCAAATATGGCTACCAGAGCGTTGGTCGCGTTATTGTCGGCCCAGAAGACATGCTCGGGCATTGCGTCTTTGCTCTCCATCCTCACCAGACCTCATTTGATGCCTCCATCGACAGCGTCACGGTGGTTCCAGACGAAATCCCCGCGGCCCGCGCCACGCTTGCCGGCAACATGCAGACAGCCCTAACCGGCCTTTGGGATGCCCGGCCAGCACCCGGCGATCACATTGCCGTGGTCGGAGGCGGAGTTGTGGGGCTTCTGACCGCCTGGCTGTGCGCGAAAATCCCGGCAACATCCGTCATGCTCGTCGATACCAACCCCGAAAGGGAGGAGATTGCGCGCGATTTCGGCCTTTCCTTTGCCGCGCCGTCCAAGGCCCGGGGAAATAACGACCTTGTGATACATGCAAGCGCCAGCGAGGCGGGTCTTGAGACAGCGTTGGCGCTGGCGGGCGAAGAAGCGGCCATCGTGGAAATGAGCTGGTATGGCGACAGAGCGGTGAAACTCGCATTGGGCGGCGCGTTCCACAGCCGTCGTTTGCGGCTTGTTGCCAGTCAGGTCGGGCGTATTCCCGACGACCACAAGGCGCGCTGGGATTTCGCGCGACGCAACGAAACCGCCATGCGCCTGCTCGCCGATCCGCGTCTCGATCGTCTTCTGGAAACGCCGATCCCTTTCAGGGACCTTCCGCAGAGACTTCCCGACATCTTCAAAAAGGACAGTGGCATTCTATGCCAGCTTGTGGAATACGGCTGA
- the mdoH gene encoding glucans biosynthesis glucosyltransferase MdoH: protein MSAVFSSRGQSGASSPAVATRRRLVFAALTGFSFLGLAALMFAAMRRGGVQPLESVMLGLFLVTLPWLVIGFWNAVIGLVLMRFSRDPLAAVNPMLADEASDSPLETSTAILVCLRNEEIDGVALSVETMLEGLLREGALAHFHLYLLSDSSWPEIIAQEERLACSLQARWGGDIAVTYRRRADNHAFKSGNIADFCQRWGRGHDFALVLDADSFMEAPAILRLVRLMQRHERVGILQSLVVGLPTMSAFARIFQFGMRLGMRSYTLGSAWWQGDCGPYWGHNALLRLKPFMEHCHLPELGGRGPLSGPILSHDQVEAVMMRRAGYEVRVLPVEGGSFEQNPPDLVEFIRRDLRWCHGNMQYLKLLTMKGLRPVSRMQLVLAILMFVGSPAWVAFMVLSAGLFLLHDDYLNQFDPALGAVLFVSVMSMVFAPKFATVFDILATRERRQAFGGAARIVTGVAGEIVFSMLLAPVMAIAHTVFLAKLAMGRGGTWSAQARQLHTVPYASAIRRLWPQTLFGVAGAVWFASMSALAVLPALPVVLGPLLAIPFTRITAAPFWGRAALLSGLWRIPEETEPPGDLLRLGLPALPTMAPQEHFQEAAYVEAPAAE, encoded by the coding sequence ATGAGTGCTGTTTTCTCCTCGCGCGGTCAATCCGGCGCGTCGTCCCCTGCGGTCGCCACCCGCCGCCGTCTTGTCTTTGCCGCGTTGACCGGCTTCAGTTTCCTGGGTCTTGCCGCCTTGATGTTTGCCGCCATGCGTAGAGGGGGCGTGCAGCCGTTGGAAAGCGTCATGCTTGGGCTCTTTCTCGTCACCCTGCCCTGGCTGGTCATCGGCTTCTGGAATGCAGTGATCGGTCTCGTCCTCATGCGGTTTTCCCGTGATCCGCTGGCCGCGGTCAATCCGATGCTCGCTGACGAGGCTTCCGACAGTCCATTGGAGACATCCACCGCCATCCTCGTTTGTCTGCGGAACGAGGAAATCGACGGTGTGGCGCTTTCGGTCGAAACCATGCTGGAAGGCCTGCTGCGCGAAGGCGCGCTTGCTCACTTCCACCTCTATCTGCTGTCCGACAGTTCATGGCCGGAAATCATCGCGCAGGAGGAACGGCTTGCCTGTTCATTGCAGGCGCGCTGGGGCGGCGATATCGCGGTAACCTATCGTCGCCGCGCCGATAATCACGCCTTCAAGTCCGGAAATATCGCGGACTTCTGTCAGCGCTGGGGGCGGGGGCATGACTTCGCACTGGTGCTGGATGCGGACAGCTTCATGGAAGCGCCCGCCATCTTGCGCCTTGTCCGCCTGATGCAGCGTCACGAACGCGTCGGTATTCTGCAGAGCCTTGTCGTTGGCCTGCCGACCATGAGCGCTTTCGCCCGTATTTTTCAGTTTGGAATGCGGCTCGGCATGCGCTCCTACACGCTGGGCTCGGCGTGGTGGCAGGGCGATTGCGGTCCCTATTGGGGCCATAACGCCCTCTTGAGGCTGAAGCCCTTCATGGAACATTGCCACTTGCCGGAACTGGGCGGCAGGGGGCCGCTTTCCGGACCCATCCTCAGCCACGATCAGGTGGAGGCGGTGATGATGCGCCGCGCCGGTTACGAGGTGCGGGTGCTGCCGGTCGAAGGGGGCAGTTTCGAGCAAAACCCGCCGGATCTTGTCGAGTTCATCCGTCGCGACCTGCGCTGGTGCCACGGCAACATGCAGTATCTGAAACTGTTGACGATGAAGGGCCTGCGCCCTGTCAGCCGGATGCAGCTTGTATTGGCTATCCTGATGTTCGTCGGCTCGCCCGCATGGGTCGCCTTCATGGTGCTGAGTGCCGGGCTGTTTCTCCTCCACGACGATTACCTGAACCAGTTCGATCCGGCCCTCGGTGCGGTCCTCTTCGTGAGCGTCATGAGCATGGTCTTTGCTCCGAAATTTGCGACCGTCTTCGATATTCTGGCGACACGCGAACGGCGGCAGGCCTTTGGCGGCGCTGCCCGGATTGTCACGGGCGTTGCAGGGGAAATCGTCTTTTCCATGCTGCTTGCCCCGGTCATGGCGATCGCCCACACGGTCTTTCTGGCGAAGCTGGCCATGGGACGTGGAGGGACATGGTCCGCCCAGGCCCGCCAGCTTCACACCGTGCCCTATGCGAGTGCAATTCGGCGCCTGTGGCCGCAAACGCTCTTCGGTGTGGCGGGGGCGGTATGGTTCGCCAGCATGTCGGCCTTGGCCGTCCTGCCCGCATTGCCGGTTGTTCTCGGACCGCTCCTTGCCATCCCTTTTACCCGTATCACAGCCGCGCCCTTCTGGGGCAGAGCTGCTTTGCTGAGCGGCCTGTGGCGTATCCCGGAAGAAACGGAACCTCCCGGTGACCTCCTCCGGCTCGGGCTCCCCGCCCTGCCGACCATGGCGCCTCAGGAGCATTTCCAAGAGGCTGCCTATGTCGAGGCACCGGCTGCGGAGTAG
- a CDS encoding M14 family metallopeptidase: MTLLVRFAAEPGTARAEIDALIDESTVWKAGPDWIVARLETDVANLPSAQGVRAEVLCDHVDDFIPAASVCAPGAYHSHAMLKEDMRALADSAPDICSFETIGQSVEGRGIFALRLGGQTPGANAALVTGCHHAREWISVEAPFHLARTLVERRADPLVASLLENGDTWIVPMLNPDGHEFSRTCDRLWRKNRQVNGDGSIGVDLSRNYAVGWDASLASVAPASSRFRGAAPFSEPETQAIADLFSRMIDETERPFVGILSYHAFSQMILYPWSCIDASTHGVDGQLVRQFAADMKDRLNEAGPWVYGLSCGTNPGHIGGEIADWAYETYGTYCFTVELPPEPDSPVGFLLPAEEIGSVVDQAVPAAIHHLKELFALRRNDFAAVAE, encoded by the coding sequence ATGACGCTATTGGTGAGATTTGCCGCGGAACCCGGTACGGCCCGCGCCGAGATCGACGCGCTGATCGACGAGAGCACGGTCTGGAAAGCGGGGCCTGACTGGATCGTCGCGCGGCTGGAAACGGATGTCGCGAACCTGCCTTCGGCGCAAGGGGTGCGCGCCGAAGTCCTCTGCGATCATGTGGACGATTTCATTCCGGCAGCTTCTGTGTGCGCGCCCGGCGCCTATCATTCCCATGCCATGCTGAAAGAGGACATGCGTGCCCTGGCGGACAGCGCACCCGATATCTGTTCCTTTGAGACAATAGGTCAAAGCGTCGAGGGGCGCGGGATCTTCGCCCTGAGGCTCGGCGGGCAGACGCCCGGCGCCAATGCGGCGCTGGTCACAGGCTGTCATCATGCGCGGGAATGGATATCGGTGGAGGCGCCGTTTCATCTCGCCCGCACATTGGTGGAGCGCCGCGCAGACCCTCTCGTTGCCTCGTTGCTGGAAAACGGCGACACGTGGATCGTGCCCATGCTCAACCCTGACGGTCATGAATTTTCCCGAACCTGCGATCGATTGTGGCGCAAGAACCGGCAGGTGAACGGCGACGGCAGTATCGGTGTGGATCTCAGCCGGAATTATGCCGTTGGCTGGGATGCGTCCCTCGCGTCGGTCGCGCCGGCCTCCAGCCGGTTCCGCGGGGCTGCGCCCTTTTCGGAGCCGGAGACCCAGGCAATCGCGGATCTGTTTTCAAGAATGATCGACGAGACCGAGCGGCCCTTTGTCGGCATTCTCTCCTATCATGCCTTCTCGCAAATGATCCTCTACCCGTGGAGTTGCATCGACGCGTCCACTCATGGGGTGGACGGGCAGCTTGTCCGGCAATTTGCAGCCGATATGAAGGACCGGCTCAATGAAGCGGGGCCCTGGGTCTACGGTTTGTCGTGCGGAACGAACCCGGGACATATCGGAGGCGAGATTGCAGATTGGGCCTACGAGACATACGGCACCTACTGTTTCACGGTCGAATTGCCGCCCGAACCTGATAGTCCCGTCGGCTTCCTGCTGCCTGCCGAGGAAATCGGCTCCGTCGTCGATCAGGCGGTTCCAGCCGCCATTCACCACTTGAAGGAGCTCTTCGCTCTGCGTCGGAACGATTTCGCCGCAGTGGCGGAATAA
- a CDS encoding 6-carboxytetrahydropterin synthase produces the protein MFAVEVRDHIMIAHSFRGAMFGPAQAMHGATFVVDAAFFARTLDENGVVIDIGRAHEALKSILAPLNYRNLDEVEAFRGLNTTTEFLTRHIHEKLSAIARTDGLGRAGVDLDRIRVTLSESHVARAWYEAGIFDDADAG, from the coding sequence TTGTTTGCCGTCGAAGTTCGCGATCACATCATGATCGCCCATTCTTTCCGCGGGGCCATGTTCGGACCAGCCCAGGCCATGCATGGCGCGACCTTTGTTGTGGATGCAGCCTTCTTCGCCAGGACACTCGATGAAAACGGCGTGGTGATCGACATCGGGCGGGCACATGAGGCGCTCAAATCCATCCTCGCGCCGCTGAACTATCGTAACCTCGATGAAGTGGAGGCATTTCGCGGCCTCAACACCACGACCGAATTTCTGACCCGCCATATTCACGAGAAGCTCTCCGCCATCGCACGGACCGACGGACTGGGCCGCGCGGGCGTCGACCTCGACCGCATTCGCGTCACGTTGTCTGAAAGCCATGTCGCGCGCGCCTGGTATGAGGCCGGGATCTTTGACGATGCCGACGCAGGGTAA